The Bubalus bubalis isolate 160015118507 breed Murrah chromosome 18, NDDB_SH_1, whole genome shotgun sequence genome contains a region encoding:
- the LOC123330217 gene encoding vomeronasal type-1 receptor 4-like codes for MSFHKDALRTTSQTALKTTYLIQIGVGSMANIILFFHNISPILLGHNRRPTPTILAHISLANLLFLLSSGIPHIMTGFVLRNPLSSLGCKFVYYIQRVARSTALCSTCVLSTYQSFTLTPRRAEWVMLRGRASKVTGPSCCTCWMFSLLMYIYVPVKITGPWDRYNNTDSQGKWFCSISGTVTGFGYFWFISDVMFIGLMVWSSGSMVLLLHRHHQRVQYIHTPTGHHRCAPETRAAHTILMLMVTYVIFYMLNYSFVFHISASLDFRLWLLQVSNVLVSCFPTISPFLLLLRDPRTPRFCS; via the coding sequence atgtcttttcacaaAGATGCCCTGAGAACCACAAGCCAGACAGCCCTGAAAACCACGTATCTTATACAGATAGGAGTTGGGTCTATGGCCAATATCATCCTTTTCTTTCACAACATCTCTCCAATCTTGCTTGGCCACAACCGGAGACCCACACCCACAATTCTTGCCCACATATCCCTAGCCaatcttttgtttcttctgtccTCTGGGATCCCTCATATAATGACAGGTTTTGTTTTGAGAAACCCCCTGTCCAGTCTTGGGTGTAAGTTTGTGTATTACATACAGAGGGTGGCTCGCAGCACCGCCCTGTGCTCCACCTGCGTCCTGAGCACCTATCAGTCCTTCACTCTCACCCCCAGGAGAGCGGAGTGGGTGATGCTCAGAGGAAGGGCCTCCAAGGTCACTGGTCCTTCCTGTTGCACCTGCTGGATGTTCAGTCTCTTAATGTACATCTACGTTCCTGTGAAAATCACTGGTCCTTGGGATAGATACAACAATACTGATTCCCAAGGCAAGTGGTTCTGCTCAATCTCAGGTACTGTCACAGGCTTTGGCTACTTTTGGTTCATCTCTGATGTCATGTTTATTGGCCTCATGGTCTGGTCCAGTGGCTCCATGGTGCTTCTCCTGCACAGACACCACCAGAGGGTGCAGTATATCCACACCCCCACTGGGCACCACAGATGCGCCCCGGAGACCAGAGCCGCCCACACCATCCTGATGCTCATGGTCACCTATGTCATCTTCTACAtgctgaattatagttttgttttccatatcAGTGCCTCTTTAGATTTTCGTCTGTGGTTGCTCCAGGTCTCTAATGTCTTGGTTTCTTGTTTCCCCACTATTTCCCCCTTCCTGCTGCTCCTGAGAGATCCTAGAACGCCTAGGTTCTGCTCTTGA